Genomic window (Vicinamibacterales bacterium):
AGATGCTCGGTGTTTCTTTCCACCATCCGTTGTTTCGTTCATAGGCTCTGGCGATTTTGAGGAGCCCACCTTCATCGAATGCTCGGCCCACGAGTTGAACGCCGACTGGTAACCGTTCTTGCGTAAAGCCAGCTGGAACGCTGATTGCTGGAAGCCCCGCGAGATTGGCACTTACCGTGAATATGTCGAGCAGGTACATTTGTAACGGATCCTTGATTTTCTCCCCAAGCGTGAACGCTGGGACTGGACTCGTTGGCATGATTACAGCGTCAACACTATCGAACGCTTGCTCGTAATCGCGAAGGATCAGAGTCCGCACCTGTTGAGCTTTTAGGTAGTAAGCATCGTAATAACCGGCACTGAGTGCGTAGGTGCCGAGCATGATCCGACGTTTCACTTCTTCGCCAAATCCTTCGCTACGCGTTTGATCGTACATTGCCCGCAGAGTCGTAGATGTTGGGTCAAGCTCAGCACGGTGGGTATAGCGGACACCATCGTAACGGGCAAGATTTGAGCTGGCCTCGGCTGTGGCGAGAAGGTAATAGACCGGAATCGCATACTGCGCGTGAGGAAGCGTGATGTCTGAGACCGTCGCTCCGGTTGATTGGAACACCTCCACCGCGGCGCTGAAGGCCTGGCTGACTTCGGGGTCGATGCCGGAGTCGAGCAGTGCGGATGGTACACCCAGTCGTACGCCTCGCAAATCTGCATCGAGGTTCTCAGTGTAGTGAGGGACCTGTTGAGGCGCCGTCGTCGCATCGCGGGGGTCGGGACCGGCGATTACCTCAAGTAAAAGTGCTGCGTCACGCACGGTGAGTGTGAGAGGGCCAACCTGGTCTAGAGATGAGGCGAAAGCGAGTAGCCCGTACCGCGAGACCCGCCCGTAGGTCGGCTTGAGCCCGACCACGCCGCAAAGTGCCGCTGGTTGCCGGATTGACCCACCAGTATCCGACCCGAGGGCACCAGGTACTAACCGAGCTGAGACGGCGGCGGCCGACCCGCCACTTGACCCACCTGGGCTCCGGGTAAGGTTCCACGGGTTCTTCACAGGACCAAAAGCTGAATTCTCATTAGAGGAACCCATGCCGAATTCGTCGCAGTTCGTTTTACCGAGCACGATTGCCCCGGCCGCTTCAAGCCGAGAGACTGCCGTCGCATCGTAGGGCGGGACGAAATTTTCGAGAATGCGTGAGGAAGCGGTCGTTGGCACACCACGTGTGCAGAGGTTGTCCTTTATAGCGATGGGTACGCCGAGAAGCGGGCGTGGGTCACCCGCTGTTCTTGACCGGTCAACGGCTGCAGCACGTTCGAGTGCCTGCTCATGCGTTACGTTATTGAACGCGTTCAGCGAACCGTCTACCGCGGCGATCCGCTCAAGATATTCTGAACAGATATTCGTTGACGTTATCTCACCCGCGGCGATCGCATCACGTATCTCGACCAAGGTTTGAGCCGTTGCTGTCATTCGATGACCTTCGGAACCTTAAAGAAGCCTTCGTCGGACGTGCCGTCAGGTGCATTGGCGAGGGCTTCATCTCGAGACAGGGACTCTTGGACTTCGTCATTACGGAATGCTTCATGTCGAGAGAGCACGTGCGTGGTAGGCGACGCGTTTGTCGTATCGATCGCCTGCAGGGTCTCAGCGTAGGTCAATATGTCCGCCAATTGTCGGGCAAATGTTTCTTTCTCCGCTTCGGATAGTTCCAAATGGGCGAGGCTCGCGATTCTTTCGACGTCGCTCTTGGTTAGACGTGAGGACATGGAGTTCACTCCACCTACAATATGAACAGTTGTCGGAGAAACTGTAGGCCGATTAAGAGGGCCATCGGAGACAGGTCTAGGCCGCCCATAGATGGAAGCACGCGGCGGATTGGCCTGAGCACGGGTTCGGTCAGCGCGCTTACCAGTTGAACCACTGGGTGATTTGGTGGCAGTTTCGTCCACGACACGATGACCGCGCCCACGATAACCAACGAGTACAGATCCAAGATAGTTCCCAGTATCAAGACTTCTTCTCCTTACTGTCGGTGGCGTCGATAAATTGACGCAGGGTGTTCAAGTTCTTCAAGTCAGCCGGGTCCACTTCTGTGGGTTTACCGGGCTGTCGTTGTTCTTTTGGTGTTTCCAGTACCATCGGCAGGTGAGCCAGTTGTGGATCTTTCAGTAGTCTCCCGAATGCCTCTAGCCCGACCCAGCCCTCGCCGATGTGTTCGTGGCGGTCCCGACGGCTACCGCAAGGATGTTTTGAGTCGTTCAGGTGAAGCAACTGCAACCTATCCAGTCCGACGTACGTTTCGAAGTCTTCGAAGGTTCGTGAGTAGCCGTCTGCCGTGGCAATGTTGTAGCCGGCTGCAAGAAGATGACAGGTGTCGAGACAGACGCCGAGACGTTTCTTGGCGGACGTTCCGTTGATGATTGTCGCTAGGTGTTCGAATCGGTGCCCAAGGTTCGTACCCTGCCCAGCGGTGTGTTCCAAAAGGAGCAGCGTTCCTTTTTCCCGATCTGCAAAGACTTCGTCGATGGCCTCGGCGACGAGATGGAGACCGCTTTCTTCCGTGCCGGTTGTGTATGAGCCAGGATGCAGTACAACTCCCAATAGGCCGAGTGCATCTCCACGATCTAATTCGTCTGTGAGAGCGTTGATTGAGCGTTGTCGTAGCGCAGGGTTAGGAGCCGCAAGGTTGATGAGATAACTCGCATGCGCGACGATTGGGGTAATGTCGAGGTCGTGAGCGGTCGCTCGAAACGCGGTAACCTCGTCTGCAGGCAGTGGCCGCGCACGCCATTGACTTGCGGACTTGGTAAAGATCTGCAAAGTGTTGCA
Coding sequences:
- the gatA gene encoding Asp-tRNA(Asn)/Glu-tRNA(Gln) amidotransferase subunit GatA; the encoded protein is MTATAQTLVEIRDAIAAGEITSTNICSEYLERIAAVDGSLNAFNNVTHEQALERAAAVDRSRTAGDPRPLLGVPIAIKDNLCTRGVPTTASSRILENFVPPYDATAVSRLEAAGAIVLGKTNCDEFGMGSSNENSAFGPVKNPWNLTRSPGGSSGGSAAAVSARLVPGALGSDTGGSIRQPAALCGVVGLKPTYGRVSRYGLLAFASSLDQVGPLTLTVRDAALLLEVIAGPDPRDATTAPQQVPHYTENLDADLRGVRLGVPSALLDSGIDPEVSQAFSAAVEVFQSTGATVSDITLPHAQYAIPVYYLLATAEASSNLARYDGVRYTHRAELDPTSTTLRAMYDQTRSEGFGEEVKRRIMLGTYALSAGYYDAYYLKAQQVRTLILRDYEQAFDSVDAVIMPTSPVPAFTLGEKIKDPLQMYLLDIFTVSANLAGLPAISVPAGFTQERLPVGVQLVGRAFDEGGLLKIARAYERNNGWWKETPSI
- the gatC gene encoding Asp-tRNA(Asn)/Glu-tRNA(Gln) amidotransferase subunit GatC: MSSRLTKSDVERIASLAHLELSEAEKETFARQLADILTYAETLQAIDTTNASPTTHVLSRHEAFRNDEVQESLSRDEALANAPDGTSDEGFFKVPKVIE
- a CDS encoding deoxyribonuclease IV, which produces MPRLGAHMSIAGGLPRAVERAQAANCNTLQIFTKSASQWRARPLPADEVTAFRATAHDLDITPIVAHASYLINLAAPNPALRQRSINALTDELDRGDALGLLGVVLHPGSYTTGTEESGLHLVAEAIDEVFADREKGTLLLLEHTAGQGTNLGHRFEHLATIINGTSAKKRLGVCLDTCHLLAAGYNIATADGYSRTFEDFETYVGLDRLQLLHLNDSKHPCGSRRDRHEHIGEGWVGLEAFGRLLKDPQLAHLPMVLETPKEQRQPGKPTEVDPADLKNLNTLRQFIDATDSKEKKS